In the genome of Nocardioides seonyuensis, one region contains:
- a CDS encoding DUF3097 domain-containing protein: MPLDRYGSDVLTTDWRAPARGRAREVPAEIGQVVEEVTTDWCGEVVAIDRDLDTLTLEDRRQKRRTFPLGPGFLLEGKPVILTRPVRPGAPPQPTRTASGSIAVRGAQARVARASRIFVEGRHDAELVEKVWGDDLRIEGVVVEYLGGVDDLADHLRDFRPGPQRRVGVLVDHLVPGSKESRIAQGIARSPIGKHVLVVGHPFIDIWQAVRPDRLGIKRWPEVPRSIDWKTGTCQQLGWPHRDQADIARAWKHVLGRVGSFADLEPALLGRVEELIDFVTQD, translated from the coding sequence GTGCCTCTCGACCGCTACGGCTCAGACGTCCTCACCACCGACTGGCGCGCGCCCGCTCGTGGGCGAGCACGTGAGGTTCCTGCCGAGATCGGCCAGGTCGTGGAGGAGGTCACCACCGACTGGTGCGGCGAGGTCGTCGCGATCGACCGCGACCTGGACACGCTGACGCTCGAGGACCGCCGCCAGAAGCGCCGCACGTTCCCTCTCGGCCCCGGCTTCCTGCTCGAGGGCAAGCCCGTGATCCTCACCCGCCCGGTCCGTCCGGGCGCTCCCCCGCAGCCCACCCGTACGGCGTCCGGGTCGATCGCCGTGCGCGGTGCGCAGGCGCGCGTGGCACGCGCGAGCCGCATCTTCGTCGAGGGCAGGCACGACGCCGAGCTCGTCGAGAAGGTGTGGGGTGACGACCTGCGCATCGAGGGAGTGGTGGTCGAGTACCTCGGCGGGGTCGACGACCTCGCCGACCACCTCCGCGACTTCAGGCCCGGGCCCCAGCGCCGCGTGGGCGTCCTCGTCGACCACCTCGTGCCGGGGTCCAAGGAGTCGCGCATCGCCCAGGGCATCGCCCGCTCCCCGATCGGCAAGCACGTCCTCGTCGTCGGTCACCCCTTCATCGACATCTGGCAGGCCGTGCGACCGGACCGCCTCGGGATCAAGCGCTGGCCCGAGGTCCCCCGCAGCATCGACTGGAAGACCGGCACCTGCCAGCAGCTGGGCTGGCCCCACCGGGACCAGGCCGACATCGCCCGGGCCTGGAAGCACGTGCTCGGTCGCGTGGGGTCCTTCGCCGACCTCGAGCCCGCTCTGCTCGGCCGTGTCGAAGAGCTGATCGACTTCGTCACCCAGGACTGA
- a CDS encoding MBL fold metallo-hydrolase encodes MAEFTEVAERVWVARYEWADANVTAVGSERGVLVVDTHASTAAGRTVVSDLRRLGMGDPVAVVNTHSHWDHVLGNAALREACPGIPIHAHEQAAATLAQHGDRTRAGWLEDPDDEHADEIAATEVVVPDRVFSSAVVLDLGDRLVELVHPGRGHTDGDLVVRVPDADVVLAGDLVEESAHPWIGPDSWPMEWPLTLDIVLGLLTASSRIVPGHGVVVDRDFVEQQRNELGIIAETVRHLASSGVPAAEAAATGEWPWDAADPRIAHAVARGYQHLPRSQKRLPLV; translated from the coding sequence ATGGCGGAGTTCACCGAAGTCGCAGAGCGCGTGTGGGTGGCGCGCTACGAGTGGGCCGACGCCAACGTCACAGCGGTGGGGAGCGAGCGCGGCGTCCTGGTCGTCGACACGCACGCCTCGACCGCGGCCGGCCGCACGGTCGTCTCCGACCTGCGTCGCCTGGGCATGGGAGACCCGGTCGCCGTGGTCAACACCCACAGCCACTGGGACCACGTGCTGGGCAACGCCGCGCTGCGTGAGGCGTGTCCGGGGATTCCCATCCACGCGCACGAGCAGGCCGCTGCCACCCTCGCGCAGCACGGGGACCGGACCCGCGCAGGCTGGCTCGAGGACCCCGACGACGAGCACGCCGACGAGATCGCGGCAACCGAGGTCGTCGTACCTGACCGGGTCTTCTCCTCAGCCGTCGTCCTCGACCTCGGCGACCGGCTGGTCGAGCTCGTCCACCCGGGACGCGGGCACACCGACGGCGACCTCGTGGTCCGCGTCCCCGACGCCGACGTGGTGCTGGCCGGCGACCTCGTCGAGGAGTCCGCCCACCCCTGGATCGGCCCCGACTCCTGGCCGATGGAGTGGCCTCTCACCCTGGACATCGTGCTCGGCCTGCTGACGGCGTCGTCGCGCATCGTGCCCGGCCACGGCGTCGTCGTCGACCGCGACTTCGTGGAGCAGCAGCGCAACGAGCTCGGCATCATCGCCGAGACCGTCCGCCACCTCGCCTCCTCGGGAGTGCCCGCCGCCGAGGCCGCTGCCACCGGCGAGTGGCCCTGGGACGCCGCAGACCCACGCATCGCGCACGCCGTGGCACGCGGCTACCAGCACCTCCCGCGCAGCCAGAAGCGGCTGCCCCTCGTCTGA
- the hrcA gene encoding heat-inducible transcriptional repressor HrcA encodes MVEERRLAVLRAIVEDYVATEEPVGSRALVERHGLGVSPATVRNDMAALEDEGYIHQPHTSAGRVPTDKGYRLFVDRLSTVKPMSAPERRAIASLLDGAVDLDDVVQRSVRLLSQLTRQVAIVQYPTLARSTVRHIELVVLTPARLMLILILSTGRVEQRLVDLSRSATEDEVADLRVRVNQAAAGERIADASAALGALTEALPQESSALAREVVTVLVDAMSDHRSDERVAVGGAANLARFGDSFDTAVRPLLEALEEHVVLLKLLGETVDGDAVTVRIGHEGPYSELAATSVVATGYGPAAEHLGSLGIVGPTRMDYPGSMAAVRAVARYVSRILDEGNQ; translated from the coding sequence ATGGTCGAGGAGCGACGACTTGCGGTGCTGCGCGCGATCGTCGAGGACTACGTCGCCACTGAGGAGCCGGTCGGCTCTCGTGCGCTCGTGGAGAGGCACGGTCTCGGGGTCTCGCCGGCCACGGTCCGCAACGACATGGCAGCGCTCGAGGACGAGGGCTACATCCACCAGCCCCACACCAGCGCCGGCCGGGTTCCCACCGACAAGGGCTACCGGCTCTTCGTCGATCGGCTCTCCACCGTCAAGCCGATGAGCGCGCCGGAGCGCCGGGCGATCGCCTCGCTCCTCGACGGAGCGGTCGACCTCGACGACGTCGTGCAGCGCTCGGTGCGCCTGCTGAGCCAGCTCACGCGCCAGGTCGCCATCGTCCAGTACCCCACGCTCGCCCGGTCGACGGTGCGCCACATCGAGCTGGTCGTCCTGACTCCCGCGCGGCTCATGCTCATCCTCATCCTGAGCACCGGCCGGGTCGAGCAGCGCCTGGTGGACCTGAGCCGGAGCGCGACCGAGGACGAGGTGGCCGACCTCAGGGTCCGGGTCAACCAGGCGGCGGCCGGTGAGCGGATCGCCGACGCGAGCGCGGCGCTGGGTGCACTGACCGAGGCCCTGCCCCAGGAGTCCTCCGCCCTCGCCCGCGAGGTCGTCACCGTCCTCGTGGACGCGATGTCCGACCACCGCAGCGACGAGCGCGTCGCAGTCGGCGGGGCCGCCAACCTGGCCCGCTTCGGCGACAGCTTCGACACCGCGGTCCGGCCGCTCCTCGAAGCCCTCGAGGAGCACGTCGTGCTGCTCAAGCTCCTCGGCGAGACCGTCGACGGCGACGCCGTGACGGTGCGCATCGGCCACGAGGGCCCCTACTCCGAGCTCGCCGCCACCAGTGTCGTGGCGACGGGCTACGGGCCGGCCGCGGAGCACCTCGGCTCCCTCGGCATCGTCGGCCCGACCCGCATGGACTATCCCGGATCCATGGCTGCCGTGCGTGCGGTCGCGCGCTACGTCTCCCGCATCCTCGATGAAGGAAACCAGTGA
- the dnaJ gene encoding molecular chaperone DnaJ, with translation MTQDPYELLGVTRDADADTIKKAYRRLARQLHPDVNPDPATQERFKDVSRAYEILSDPQKKATYDRGGDAFGAGFAGAGAGFSFTDIMDAFFGGGAAPGGGGGQRGPRSRQRRGQDALIRIDVSLAEAAFGVTREIKVDTAVRCEACQGEGAAPGTHPVTCETCRGAGEVAQVQRSFLGEIRTLRPCAACRGFGSIIADPCRECAGDGRVRSRRALKVKIPAGVDNGTRVQLAEQGEVGPGAGPAGDLYVEIHVEPHETFTRHGNDLHTTVSLPMTAAALGTQLTLPLLEADLDSDDDSDVRTHYDLQVTPGTQSGSQQVIRGFGVPGLRGGRGDLVVTVEVDTPTRLDPRQEELLRELAALRGEETPTGQPSASSQKSVFGRLRDAFNAH, from the coding sequence GTGACTCAGGACCCCTACGAGCTCCTCGGCGTGACGCGCGACGCGGACGCCGACACCATCAAGAAGGCCTACCGTCGGTTGGCCCGCCAGCTCCACCCCGACGTCAATCCCGACCCCGCGACCCAGGAGCGGTTCAAGGACGTCTCACGCGCCTACGAGATCCTCAGCGACCCCCAGAAGAAGGCCACCTACGACCGCGGCGGCGACGCGTTCGGTGCCGGCTTCGCCGGGGCCGGAGCGGGCTTCTCCTTCACCGACATCATGGACGCCTTCTTCGGTGGCGGCGCGGCGCCAGGTGGCGGCGGAGGGCAGCGTGGCCCGCGCTCCCGGCAACGCCGGGGCCAGGACGCGCTCATCCGCATCGACGTGTCGCTGGCGGAGGCGGCGTTCGGCGTCACCCGCGAGATCAAGGTCGACACGGCGGTGCGCTGCGAGGCGTGCCAGGGCGAGGGTGCTGCTCCGGGGACCCACCCGGTCACGTGCGAGACGTGTCGCGGCGCCGGCGAGGTCGCCCAGGTGCAGCGCTCCTTCCTGGGCGAGATCCGCACCCTGCGTCCCTGTGCTGCCTGCCGCGGGTTCGGATCGATCATTGCCGACCCGTGCCGTGAGTGCGCCGGCGACGGGCGCGTGCGGTCGCGCCGCGCGCTCAAGGTCAAGATCCCTGCCGGGGTCGACAACGGCACGCGTGTCCAGCTCGCCGAGCAGGGCGAGGTCGGTCCCGGAGCCGGGCCGGCTGGTGACCTCTACGTCGAGATCCACGTCGAGCCGCACGAGACCTTCACCCGTCACGGCAACGACCTGCACACCACGGTCTCGCTCCCGATGACCGCGGCGGCCCTCGGCACGCAGCTCACCTTGCCGCTGCTCGAGGCGGACCTCGACTCCGACGACGACTCCGACGTCCGCACCCACTACGACCTGCAGGTCACGCCCGGCACGCAGTCGGGCAGCCAGCAGGTGATCCGAGGCTTCGGGGTGCCGGGCCTGCGGGGAGGCCGCGGCGACCTGGTCGTGACCGTCGAGGTCGACACTCCCACCCGCTTGGACCCCCGCCAGGAGGAGCTCCTTCGCGAGCTCGCTGCGTTGAGGGGCGAGGAGACGCCCACCGGCCAGCCCAGCGCCTCGTCCCAGAAGTCGGTGTTCGGGCGACTTCGCGACGCCTTCAACGCCCACTGA
- a CDS encoding 16S rRNA (uracil(1498)-N(3))-methyltransferase, whose amino-acid sequence MSLPVHLVPTLDGVGVGSTVEVAGAEAHHAVAVRRLRAGETVVLTDGRGRSVTGEVLETGKRLFTVAVGSVSSDDRPLPSVTVVQALPKGDRGELAVEVLTEVGVDTIVPWAASRSVALWKGERAEKSHAKWAATAREAAKQSRRTWHPEVAPLATTSEVVELVRGSSCAVVLHEGASTPVAELDVGGDGLLVVVGPEGGLTDEEVASFVGAGAVAVRLGAEVLRTSTAGVVAVGALLSRTSRWG is encoded by the coding sequence ATGTCGCTCCCGGTGCACCTCGTGCCGACCCTGGACGGGGTCGGGGTCGGCTCGACCGTCGAGGTCGCCGGCGCAGAGGCACACCACGCCGTCGCCGTACGACGCCTGCGCGCCGGCGAGACCGTGGTGCTGACCGACGGCCGGGGCCGCTCGGTCACCGGGGAGGTCCTCGAGACCGGCAAGCGGCTCTTCACCGTGGCGGTGGGATCCGTCTCCTCCGACGATCGTCCGCTGCCTTCGGTCACGGTGGTCCAGGCGCTGCCCAAGGGGGATCGTGGCGAGCTGGCCGTGGAGGTGCTGACCGAGGTGGGCGTCGACACCATCGTGCCGTGGGCCGCGTCACGGTCGGTGGCGCTGTGGAAGGGTGAGCGTGCCGAGAAGTCGCACGCCAAGTGGGCCGCCACCGCTCGCGAGGCTGCCAAGCAGTCGCGCCGCACCTGGCACCCTGAGGTCGCGCCGCTCGCGACCACGTCCGAGGTCGTCGAGCTGGTCCGTGGTTCGTCGTGCGCGGTGGTGCTGCACGAGGGGGCATCGACACCCGTGGCCGAGCTCGACGTGGGAGGTGACGGCCTGCTCGTCGTGGTCGGCCCCGAGGGTGGCCTCACCGACGAGGAGGTCGCGTCCTTCGTCGGCGCCGGTGCGGTCGCCGTACGACTGGGCGCGGAGGTGCTGCGCACCTCGACCGCCGGCGTGGTCGCCGTCGGTGCGCTGCTCTCTCGCACCTCGCGGTGGGGCTGA
- a CDS encoding Gmad2 immunoglobulin-like domain-containing protein — protein MSSSRRLAAVLSLGALSLGFTACADDPDTQPASGETRATDTLDPSPTQEPSESTGTSEPAGSGQALPVYFVGDGPDGPRLFREFVQATGADPLTEAAGLVDSGGAQDPDYRTLWPGGAIAGAEASDGMLVVRLEGDAFTEAPDGMRKRDARLAIQQLVYTLQGVQQERVPVQLVRESGPQTLFGLDIAEPFKQASPLKVLNHVNITTPEQGATVAQGPLAVSGAANSFEANVICGLAGTESDEGDTPFTAEGWMEDKLFPFSGELDLSAVEPGEHTIFCSTDDPSGGAEGNGPHTDTKDITVE, from the coding sequence ATGAGCTCCTCGCGCCGCCTTGCCGCCGTCCTGTCACTGGGTGCGCTGTCACTCGGCTTCACGGCCTGCGCGGACGACCCTGACACGCAGCCGGCCTCCGGCGAGACGCGGGCGACCGACACCCTGGACCCCTCGCCCACCCAGGAGCCGAGCGAGTCCACGGGCACCAGCGAGCCGGCCGGCTCCGGGCAGGCGCTGCCGGTCTACTTCGTGGGCGACGGCCCCGACGGGCCACGGCTCTTCCGCGAGTTCGTCCAGGCCACCGGCGCGGACCCCCTGACCGAGGCGGCCGGGCTCGTCGACTCCGGCGGCGCCCAGGACCCGGACTACCGCACGCTGTGGCCCGGTGGAGCCATCGCCGGCGCCGAGGCGAGCGACGGGATGCTCGTGGTGCGCCTGGAGGGCGACGCCTTCACCGAGGCCCCCGACGGCATGCGCAAGCGCGACGCGCGCCTGGCGATCCAGCAGCTGGTCTACACCCTCCAGGGCGTCCAGCAGGAGCGCGTGCCCGTGCAGCTCGTCCGCGAGTCCGGTCCCCAGACGCTGTTCGGCCTGGACATCGCGGAGCCCTTCAAGCAGGCGAGCCCGCTCAAGGTGCTCAACCACGTCAACATCACCACCCCCGAGCAGGGCGCGACCGTCGCGCAGGGACCGCTCGCGGTCTCGGGGGCCGCCAACTCCTTCGAGGCGAACGTCATCTGCGGGCTCGCCGGCACCGAGAGCGACGAGGGCGACACACCCTTCACGGCCGAGGGCTGGATGGAGGACAAGCTGTTCCCGTTCTCCGGTGAGCTCGACCTCTCGGCTGTCGAGCCCGGGGAGCACACGATCTTCTGCTCCACCGACGACCCCAGCGGTGGCGCCGAGGGCAACGGCCCCCACACCGACACCAAGGACATCACCGTCGAGTGA
- a CDS encoding histidine triad nucleotide-binding protein, with protein MIESSPDCLFCKIVAGEIPAEVVHATESTLAFRDVDPQAPTHVLVIPASHYRDAGDLALHEPATAAEMLVVAAEVAEKAGLGDGYRLVFNTGAGGGQVVFHAHLHVIGGRPMGWPPG; from the coding sequence ATGATCGAGAGCTCACCTGACTGTCTGTTCTGCAAGATCGTCGCCGGCGAGATCCCTGCCGAGGTCGTGCACGCGACCGAGTCAACTCTCGCCTTCCGTGACGTCGACCCCCAGGCGCCGACGCACGTGCTCGTCATCCCGGCAAGCCACTACCGCGACGCCGGCGACCTCGCCCTGCACGAGCCCGCGACCGCGGCCGAGATGCTCGTCGTGGCCGCCGAGGTCGCGGAGAAGGCCGGTCTGGGCGACGGCTACCGCCTGGTCTTCAACACCGGTGCAGGTGGCGGCCAGGTCGTCTTCCACGCGCACCTCCACGTCATCGGAGGACGGCCGATGGGGTGGCCACCCGGCTGA
- a CDS encoding AMP-binding protein yields the protein MAETDQDLAAYFASWSEIAGSLTWDTPWKELFREQPPLHDWFVDGRLNLSVNCIDRHLPTHGDRAAILWEGEPGDRRVLTYRELQMQVVRLAAALRSLGVGQGDRVALHLGWLPEAVVAMMACARIGAEYTVIPVALPTEALTARVGDFRPKVLFTQDGGWRHGAILPLKSRIDEALEASSGVLHTIVVRRTGVQVDWYEGDRWYDDLLTAADPRDGEPVAVPASHPLACAHLANRRGRPVAIRLGTANLAVVALANHLHVLGDGDVFWGAADISWLGAQAHGVVGPLLGGASTVMYEGTLDIPAPARTWQIIERYGVTAMLTSPSIVRALRGWSLTETGKTGSLRRLTTIGDRLDADLRAWLRDVLGDDVRLSDAWGQLELGGIVAADEPSPRMPDPKFSIVDEQGVEVPNGSSGEWVMLRPWPGLLRAVEAPDGTNPTSYHWERNPAVYATGDVARRTEAGGVEFLGRLDEVISVSGQLVSLNEVRDVLRDQPFVTEAEAFETLDVRVGRVVGAAVVLAEEAAPTEATLRDLQDAARELLGGLSRPQRLLVLDRIGTDIDSVTRRRALGVLAHGHDHRILTWEQVVDAARSLPGA from the coding sequence ATGGCTGAGACCGATCAGGACCTCGCCGCGTACTTCGCCTCCTGGTCGGAGATCGCCGGTTCGCTCACGTGGGACACACCCTGGAAGGAGCTCTTCCGGGAGCAGCCGCCCCTGCACGACTGGTTCGTGGACGGCCGACTCAACCTCTCCGTCAACTGCATCGATCGTCACCTGCCCACGCATGGTGATCGGGCGGCCATCTTGTGGGAGGGCGAGCCGGGCGATCGCCGAGTGCTCACCTACCGCGAGCTGCAGATGCAGGTGGTCCGCCTCGCCGCCGCCCTGCGCAGTCTCGGTGTCGGCCAGGGCGACCGGGTGGCCCTGCATCTCGGGTGGCTGCCCGAGGCCGTCGTCGCGATGATGGCGTGCGCGCGGATCGGCGCCGAGTACACCGTCATCCCGGTGGCGCTGCCCACCGAGGCGTTGACCGCACGGGTCGGGGACTTCCGCCCCAAGGTGCTCTTCACCCAGGACGGCGGTTGGCGACACGGTGCGATCCTGCCGCTGAAGTCGAGGATCGACGAGGCCCTCGAGGCCAGCAGCGGCGTCCTGCACACCATCGTGGTCCGCCGGACGGGCGTCCAGGTCGACTGGTACGAAGGCGATCGCTGGTACGACGACCTGCTCACCGCCGCCGATCCGCGCGACGGCGAGCCAGTCGCCGTACCCGCCTCACACCCGCTCGCCTGCGCCCACCTCGCCAACCGTCGAGGTCGCCCGGTGGCCATCAGGCTCGGAACCGCCAACCTCGCCGTGGTCGCGCTCGCCAACCACCTTCACGTCCTGGGTGACGGCGACGTCTTCTGGGGCGCCGCGGACATCTCGTGGCTCGGCGCCCAGGCCCACGGGGTCGTCGGTCCGCTCCTCGGCGGGGCGAGCACCGTGATGTACGAAGGCACCCTCGACATTCCCGCACCGGCTCGCACCTGGCAGATCATCGAGCGCTACGGGGTGACTGCGATGCTCACCTCGCCCTCGATCGTGCGCGCACTGAGGGGGTGGTCCCTGACCGAGACCGGGAAGACCGGTTCCCTGCGGCGCCTCACCACCATCGGCGACCGGCTCGACGCTGACCTGCGCGCCTGGCTCCGTGACGTGCTGGGCGACGACGTCCGTCTCTCCGATGCCTGGGGCCAGCTGGAGCTCGGCGGCATCGTCGCCGCCGACGAGCCTTCACCTCGCATGCCGGACCCGAAGTTCTCCATCGTGGACGAGCAGGGAGTGGAGGTGCCCAACGGCAGCTCCGGGGAGTGGGTCATGCTGCGCCCCTGGCCCGGACTGCTGCGCGCGGTCGAGGCGCCCGACGGCACCAACCCCACGTCGTACCACTGGGAGAGGAACCCGGCCGTCTACGCCACCGGCGACGTGGCGCGACGCACCGAGGCGGGTGGGGTCGAGTTCCTCGGCCGCCTGGACGAGGTCATCTCGGTCTCCGGCCAGCTCGTCTCCCTCAACGAGGTTCGCGACGTGCTCCGCGACCAACCCTTCGTCACCGAGGCGGAGGCGTTCGAGACCCTCGACGTGAGGGTGGGGCGCGTGGTGGGTGCCGCGGTGGTCCTGGCGGAGGAGGCTGCCCCGACGGAGGCGACCCTGCGGGACCTGCAGGACGCTGCTCGCGAGCTGCTCGGCGGTCTGAGCCGGCCCCAGCGGTTGCTGGTGCTCGACCGGATCGGCACCGACATCGACTCGGTCACACGTCGTCGGGCGCTCGGCGTCCTGGCGCACGGTCACGACCACCGCATCCTCACGTGGGAACAGGTCGTCGACGCAGCCCGCAGCCTGCCCGGCGCCTGA
- a CDS encoding IclR family transcriptional regulator: MSDSRGEHAEVRGTLGTVRNAVRLLDLLADGPAYQQLTDLAERSGLAVPTVHRLLRSLVLADLVEQDSRSSRYSLGPEVTRLSQRYLGRLPILGALSPYLVSLRDTLQTTIHVAVLVRDSVVYVDRVDAGDGGPYRDSHRVTDALSTSAGRMLAARSTDDVWKLCLSAHPLPLEGDEAELRMEWAKAAHLASPSDELAVVVPGAAESAVAAITATVPPGAEAARLDVIANHLSRAANAAGRTLGHG; encoded by the coding sequence ATGAGCGACAGCCGAGGCGAGCACGCCGAGGTACGGGGCACCCTGGGCACCGTGCGCAACGCAGTGCGCCTCCTCGACCTGCTGGCCGACGGGCCGGCCTACCAGCAGCTCACCGACCTGGCCGAACGGTCGGGGCTGGCGGTCCCCACCGTCCACAGGCTGCTCCGCTCGCTCGTCCTCGCCGACCTGGTCGAGCAGGACTCCCGCTCCTCGCGATACAGCCTGGGCCCCGAGGTGACGCGCCTGTCCCAGCGCTACCTGGGCCGGCTGCCCATCCTCGGCGCGCTCTCTCCCTATCTCGTTTCCCTGCGCGACACCCTCCAGACCACCATCCACGTCGCCGTCCTGGTGCGGGACTCGGTGGTCTACGTCGATCGCGTCGATGCCGGAGACGGCGGCCCCTACCGCGACAGCCACCGCGTCACGGATGCGCTCTCGACCTCGGCCGGTCGGATGCTCGCAGCACGGTCCACCGACGATGTCTGGAAGCTGTGCCTTTCTGCTCACCCCCTGCCGCTCGAGGGCGACGAGGCTGAGCTGCGCATGGAGTGGGCGAAGGCCGCCCACCTCGCCTCTCCGTCCGACGAGCTGGCCGTGGTCGTGCCCGGTGCAGCCGAGTCAGCCGTGGCTGCGATCACGGCGACAGTGCCGCCGGGTGCCGAGGCCGCGCGGTTGGACGTCATCGCGAACCATCTGTCCCGAGCGGCCAACGCGGCCGGAAGGACGCTGGGGCATGGCTGA
- a CDS encoding ABC transporter ATP-binding protein — protein MLDRAYRFDLNSSRIPEGEPLLEVSDVSLRFGGIRALSDISFTVRQGDVHSVIGPNGAGKSSLLNCISGLYRPQEGRITLHTAGPDGSRREHQLVRARPHQIARLGVARSFQNIELFGHLTVLENLMLGRHIHMKHRLLPALVWFGPARKQEIAHREFVEEVVDLLQLQAYRHSPVGALAYGIQKRVELGRALCIEPGLLLIDEPMAGMNAEEKEDMARYVLDVNELRGVTVMLIEHDMGVVMDISDRVSVLDFGKLIGDGTPDEVRRNEDVVAAYLGADA, from the coding sequence GTGCTCGATCGGGCATACCGCTTCGACCTCAACTCCAGCCGGATACCGGAGGGCGAACCGCTCCTGGAGGTCAGCGACGTCTCCCTGCGCTTCGGCGGCATCCGTGCGCTCTCGGACATCTCGTTCACGGTCCGGCAAGGAGACGTCCACTCCGTGATCGGTCCCAACGGCGCCGGCAAGTCCAGCCTGCTCAACTGCATCAGCGGGCTCTACCGCCCTCAGGAGGGCCGCATCACGCTGCACACGGCCGGGCCCGACGGCTCGCGGCGCGAGCACCAGCTGGTGCGCGCCAGACCGCACCAGATCGCCCGACTCGGGGTGGCCCGCTCCTTCCAGAACATCGAGCTGTTCGGCCACCTGACTGTGCTGGAGAACCTGATGCTCGGTCGACACATCCACATGAAGCACCGCCTCCTGCCGGCGCTCGTCTGGTTCGGGCCGGCCAGGAAGCAGGAGATCGCCCACCGTGAGTTCGTCGAGGAGGTCGTCGACCTGCTCCAGCTCCAGGCCTACCGGCACTCCCCGGTCGGAGCGCTGGCCTACGGGATCCAGAAGCGCGTGGAGCTGGGACGCGCCCTGTGCATCGAGCCGGGGCTCCTGCTGATCGACGAGCCGATGGCCGGCATGAACGCCGAGGAGAAGGAGGACATGGCCCGCTACGTCCTCGACGTCAACGAGCTCCGCGGGGTCACGGTGATGCTGATCGAGCACGACATGGGCGTCGTCATGGACATCTCCGACAGGGTCAGCGTGCTCGACTTCGGGAAGCTGATCGGCGACGGGACCCCCGACGAGGTCCGCCGCAACGAAGACGTGGTGGCGGCATACCTGGGGGCGGACGCATGA